The following proteins come from a genomic window of Methanoculleus caldifontis:
- a CDS encoding flavodoxin family protein, producing MKILGINGSPRGSRSQTLRLVRAVLDGAASAGADVELVDLCKLRIEYCNGCLVCCERGECVRDDDFAGLYRKMLASDGIVLGSPNYIDSVTAQTKTLLDRMADAIHCQLFTGKYGCAVATAGGSGADEIVAYLNRVLQTLGANTVGGLGVVLGGDPETIVPAEGKAYQLGRRLAGAIERKETYPEQEQLHAAMRERMQGLVLANKDRWHHEYDYWQTAARTP from the coding sequence ATGAAGATACTCGGTATCAACGGAAGTCCCCGCGGATCGCGGAGCCAGACGCTCCGGCTTGTCCGGGCCGTCCTCGACGGCGCCGCGAGTGCCGGGGCCGATGTGGAACTCGTGGATCTCTGCAAGCTCCGGATCGAGTACTGTAACGGGTGCCTGGTCTGCTGCGAGCGGGGGGAGTGCGTCAGAGACGACGACTTTGCCGGACTCTACCGGAAGATGCTTGCAAGCGACGGGATCGTGCTCGGCTCCCCGAACTACATCGACTCGGTCACCGCCCAGACAAAGACCCTCCTCGACCGGATGGCGGACGCCATCCACTGCCAGCTCTTCACCGGGAAGTACGGGTGCGCCGTCGCGACGGCGGGCGGGTCGGGGGCCGACGAGATCGTGGCGTATCTCAACAGAGTCCTCCAGACACTGGGCGCGAACACCGTGGGCGGTCTCGGCGTGGTCCTCGGTGGGGACCCGGAGACGATCGTTCCTGCCGAGGGGAAGGCCTACCAGCTCGGCAGGAGACTCGCGGGCGCTATCGAGCGTAAGGAGACCTACCCGGAGCAGGAGCAACTCCACGCCGCGATGCGCGAGCGGATGCAGGGCCTGGTCCTGGCGAATAAGGACCGCTGGCACCACGAGTACGATTACTGGCAGACAGCCGCGCGGACGCCTTGA
- a CDS encoding 3'-5' exonuclease, translated as MRREREQSGGGASPDRVVGMHLFFDTETAGLPLYRNAPGDDTRAWPRLVQIAWLLCEESGNIARRECFIIRPEGFTIPPEAVRVHGITTRAAMRSGVPLRAVLDAFRLDAIQSSAVVAHNMTFDGGVVAAECARSGVINPLSGISSICTMEASVKFCGIRRPGGLKWPTLTELHRALFGSAYPGAHDAGNDAAACARCFFELKRRGVLR; from the coding sequence ATGCGTCGGGAACGAGAGCAGTCCGGGGGAGGTGCATCTCCCGATCGGGTCGTGGGGATGCACCTCTTCTTCGATACGGAGACCGCCGGGCTCCCTCTGTACAGGAACGCGCCGGGAGACGACACGCGGGCCTGGCCGCGGCTGGTCCAGATCGCGTGGCTCCTCTGCGAGGAGAGCGGGAACATCGCCCGGCGGGAATGTTTCATCATCCGTCCGGAGGGGTTCACGATCCCGCCGGAAGCCGTGAGGGTCCACGGCATCACCACCAGAGCGGCGATGCGGTCGGGTGTCCCCCTCCGGGCTGTGCTCGACGCGTTCAGGCTGGATGCGATACAGAGCAGTGCCGTCGTGGCACATAATATGACGTTCGACGGAGGGGTGGTCGCCGCCGAGTGCGCGAGAAGCGGGGTAATAAACCCGCTCTCCGGCATATCTTCGATCTGCACCATGGAGGCATCCGTCAAGTTCTGCGGGATCCGGCGGCCGGGAGGGCTGAAGTGGCCGACGCTGACGGAACTGCACCGGGCGCTCTTCGGGTCGGCGTATCCCGGCGCCCACGACGCCGGCAACGATGCCGCCGCATGCGCCCGGTGTTTCTTCGAGCTGAAGCGGCGGGGTGTTCTCAGGTAG
- the cas2e gene encoding type I-E CRISPR-associated endoribonuclease Cas2e, whose product MLVIVVEAAPPRLRGRLAVWLLEVHAGVYVGDLSVKVREMIWQQVVAGIEDGSAVMAWSTNTEQGYDFTTIGKNRRVPLELDGVKLVSFLPATGGGSTGVITDEGEEDGIGCGSFDAPE is encoded by the coding sequence ATGCTGGTCATCGTGGTTGAGGCCGCCCCGCCCCGGCTCCGGGGCAGGCTGGCGGTCTGGCTCCTGGAGGTTCACGCCGGCGTGTACGTCGGGGACCTTTCGGTGAAGGTCAGGGAGATGATCTGGCAGCAGGTCGTCGCCGGGATCGAGGACGGCAGCGCCGTGATGGCCTGGAGCACCAATACCGAGCAGGGGTACGACTTCACGACGATAGGTAAGAACCGCCGCGTCCCGCTGGAACTGGACGGCGTGAAGCTGGTTTCGTTCCTTCCCGCTACAGGGGGTGGTTCCACCGGTGTTATTACCGATGAGGGTGAAGAGGATGGTATCGGATGTGGTTCGTTCGATGCTCCGGAGTGA
- a CDS encoding glycosyltransferase family 4 protein, which translates to MEHLKIAFFCWESLYAERVGGLANAATNLAETLAQHHEVHFFTRGEERDAEINGVRYHYCRPAGEDIVRYCSDMSLRMIERFDEFDTPSFDLLHFHDWHVVDALHRLRERETIFTYHSTEFGRNGNATSSRWPFPEISGIERYGGSIAKRVTAVSSTLRREAMDLYKIPDWKIDAVPNGIVPAHYQAEVDPEEVKRRYGFDPDSPLILFIGRLAWQKGPDMLVDAVPNLLREHAESEVAFIGDGQMRRSLETRARSLPVRFLGRLTDTDYVTLLNASDVVAIPSRNEPFGLVLLEAWSAGRCVVASDVGGLSENIDHGSDGVKVQPHPDSIARGLSLVADCPGTAHSMGQKGLSKVKKSFGWSRVAERMEDSYRKTTEQDTLLC; encoded by the coding sequence ATGGAACACTTAAAGATAGCATTTTTCTGCTGGGAGTCGCTCTACGCGGAACGGGTCGGCGGACTCGCAAATGCGGCGACCAATCTCGCCGAGACACTGGCGCAGCACCATGAAGTTCATTTCTTTACGCGGGGGGAGGAGAGGGACGCCGAGATCAACGGTGTCCGGTATCATTACTGCCGGCCGGCGGGAGAGGATATCGTCCGGTACTGCTCCGATATGAGCCTGAGAATGATCGAACGATTCGACGAGTTCGATACACCGTCGTTCGACCTCCTGCACTTCCACGACTGGCACGTGGTCGACGCGCTCCACCGGCTCAGGGAGCGGGAGACCATCTTTACCTACCACTCGACGGAGTTCGGGAGAAACGGGAATGCCACGAGCAGCAGATGGCCGTTCCCGGAGATATCGGGAATCGAACGCTACGGCGGCTCGATCGCAAAACGCGTGACGGCGGTCTCCTCGACCCTTCGCCGGGAGGCCATGGACCTCTACAAGATCCCCGACTGGAAGATCGACGCCGTCCCGAACGGTATCGTGCCCGCCCACTATCAGGCAGAGGTCGATCCGGAGGAAGTGAAACGGCGCTACGGGTTTGACCCGGACTCGCCGCTCATCCTCTTTATCGGGAGGCTTGCCTGGCAGAAAGGGCCGGATATGCTTGTAGACGCGGTTCCAAATCTCCTCCGGGAGCATGCGGAGAGCGAGGTCGCCTTCATCGGCGACGGACAGATGCGCCGGAGTCTTGAGACCAGGGCCAGATCGCTTCCGGTCCGTTTCCTCGGGCGGCTGACCGATACCGACTACGTGACCCTCCTCAACGCAAGCGATGTCGTCGCCATACCGAGCAGAAACGAGCCGTTCGGCCTCGTACTTCTTGAGGCCTGGAGCGCCGGCCGATGCGTCGTCGCTTCCGACGTCGGCGGGCTATCCGAGAATATCGACCATGGGTCCGACGGGGTCAAGGTGCAGCCGCACCCGGACTCGATCGCCAGAGGGCTCTCCCTCGTAGCGGACTGCCCCGGAACAGCGCATTCCATGGGGCAGAAGGGGCTATCCAAAGTGAAGAAGTCTTTTGGGTGGAGCCGCGTCGCAGAGCGGATGGAGGACTCCTACCGGAAGACCACGGAGCAGGATACGCTTCTCTGCTGA
- a CDS encoding Mut7-C RNAse domain-containing protein: MSRRSTDRDARRFLTDRMLGTLTRYLRFMGYDTMSANSLTPGSAREDTLLLEIAAEDDRVLLTRDRELARRGGAQAVYIASETVTDQIRQIAGLGLIEPGIRMSRCSLCNTRLRPATAREVREAPYAPRETRGRGFSWCPVCRKLYWMGSHSDRLEKCLKESLSP; this comes from the coding sequence ATGTCTCGCAGATCGACTGACCGCGACGCCCGGAGGTTCCTGACCGACAGGATGCTCGGCACGCTCACCCGCTACCTCCGGTTCATGGGCTACGACACGATGAGCGCAAACAGCCTCACCCCCGGCAGCGCCCGTGAGGACACGCTCCTCCTTGAGATCGCCGCAGAAGACGACCGGGTCCTCCTGACCCGGGACCGCGAACTCGCCCGGCGGGGCGGTGCGCAGGCCGTCTACATAGCGTCCGAGACGGTCACGGACCAGATCCGGCAGATCGCCGGCCTCGGCCTGATCGAGCCGGGGATCCGGATGAGCCGCTGCTCGCTCTGCAACACGCGCCTCCGGCCCGCAACCGCCCGGGAGGTCCGGGAGGCTCCCTACGCCCCGCGTGAGACCCGGGGACGGGGATTCTCGTGGTGCCCCGTCTGCCGGAAGCTCTACTGGATGGGTTCGCACAGCGACCGCCTGGAGAAGTGCCTCAAAGAGTCCTTATCCCCCTGA
- a CDS encoding HEAT repeat domain-containing protein: protein MGLFDRFRPNVEGLRQSGDYPGLIGLLAGDDPGSRADAAQALNALGVSAIPDIFEALKSAGPGPRARMTEALASVGIPSIPLFLALILRADPALQSSLSRAIAGAGDEVFDALLPALHHEQPAIRRAAVIALRETGRKAVPHLVRVFRDGNQPVRREAANALAGLRWAPEDLQEKILFYFLLEDWGELAKLQGAAVPTLQKALGNSDRRIRCESARTLGKIRDGRAIPALVRLVKDPDAEVRVCAAEALGQMGDDRAKPALVEGLNDPDHRVRMEAAWALDRLGWVPQSDLQRAEHLIAGEQWNKLIRLGRPAIPPLIRALEVEYSGVRTGANEALRQLGQPALDALSVEATCKNAARQQRARAALEYIRRRQEEASLKQPAPADTSRYETELKEGLDTQKRFEKQFGRPTYLTKERVGKPSPQKGGEPVPENAEEPPVQQAASKPGKPGNLQDLIKESRQAEAAWAQVKARLKTEVSSTAVEPVALDQLIPLEFEEAIAGNDESAAVEAPVRREPGGGLEVEDLEIPELPRTTPEPVVEPPKKTSLEQYLEALRSSDETVRAAAVVALQGMGKEAIGYLIGALRDPHHAVRIAAAEALGEIGDPDAVEPLVLLFRDAREDVRIAAAAALGRIGDRRSIPALIRLFGDSYHGVRVAAADAVVIFGRDALGLLEEAQNDPVPVVRVTAARAIGLIGATESIPALIEHLGDPAPEVRWSVARALAEFGPQAVDPLFLVLRKGTKEMRLAAIDALWEMPGDRAGKALRYALDDSDEDVRAKAAAALRKREVVDVWRRALGSQVQDGELAGRKKKSVQQEDKKAFEQSGRQEIDALVAALKDKDWNTQLGAATRLIMMGRPAVDGLIRALRDEDPEIQTAAASLLGEMRETAVEPLMTALNDTDRFVRFVAARNLGKIGNRRAIEALIGSLHREPDREVRAAVAEALGYMGSRQAIEPLVLALQDRSEEVQIAAARSLGYIRDSRAIEPLLQALTDVDDRVRHAALEALKDPGGTARDYLVDALRSREEKVRKGVAETLEAGGWEPETREEEALYLMARDRWAGVEQLGADALPLLVEALSDRSIEMRTNVVRTIARIGGEDAVAPLIRMLRDNALAVRMRAERGLIEIGNPALPALAQALDGAEQEGRPGLQRVIDAIRARNSS, encoded by the coding sequence ATGGGGCTCTTTGACAGATTTCGACCGAACGTCGAGGGATTACGGCAGTCCGGGGATTATCCCGGCCTGATCGGGCTCCTTGCCGGCGACGACCCGGGTAGCCGTGCAGATGCAGCGCAGGCTCTCAACGCCCTCGGCGTCTCCGCCATCCCCGATATCTTCGAAGCCCTCAAGAGTGCCGGTCCCGGCCCACGGGCACGGATGACGGAGGCCCTTGCGTCGGTCGGCATCCCTTCCATACCTCTCTTCCTCGCCCTGATCCTCCGGGCGGACCCGGCCCTGCAGAGCTCGCTCTCCCGGGCAATAGCGGGAGCAGGCGACGAGGTCTTCGATGCCCTGCTGCCGGCCCTGCACCACGAGCAGCCCGCTATCCGGCGTGCTGCGGTGATCGCCCTCCGCGAGACCGGCCGGAAAGCCGTGCCGCACCTCGTCCGGGTCTTTCGTGACGGCAACCAGCCCGTCCGGAGAGAGGCGGCGAACGCGCTCGCGGGGCTGCGGTGGGCGCCCGAGGACCTTCAGGAGAAGATACTGTTTTACTTCCTCCTCGAAGACTGGGGAGAGCTTGCGAAACTCCAGGGAGCGGCCGTCCCCACGCTCCAGAAGGCCCTCGGCAACAGCGACCGCAGGATCCGGTGCGAGTCGGCGCGGACGCTTGGAAAGATCCGCGACGGCCGGGCCATCCCGGCGCTCGTCAGGCTGGTGAAGGACCCCGATGCGGAGGTTCGCGTATGCGCCGCCGAGGCGCTCGGGCAGATGGGCGACGACCGGGCGAAACCCGCGCTGGTCGAGGGCCTCAACGACCCCGATCACCGGGTGAGGATGGAGGCGGCATGGGCGCTTGACCGGCTGGGCTGGGTGCCGCAGAGCGACCTGCAGAGGGCCGAGCACCTGATCGCGGGTGAGCAGTGGAACAAACTCATCCGGCTGGGGAGGCCGGCGATCCCGCCGCTCATCAGGGCCCTGGAGGTGGAGTACTCGGGCGTCCGCACCGGTGCAAACGAAGCCCTGCGGCAGCTGGGACAGCCTGCACTCGATGCCCTGAGCGTCGAAGCCACGTGCAAGAACGCCGCGCGGCAGCAGCGTGCACGGGCCGCTCTCGAATACATCCGGCGGCGGCAGGAGGAGGCATCCCTGAAGCAGCCCGCGCCGGCTGACACCTCCCGGTACGAAACGGAGCTCAAGGAAGGGCTCGACACCCAGAAGCGGTTCGAGAAGCAGTTCGGACGGCCGACCTATCTCACGAAAGAACGGGTCGGGAAGCCTTCGCCGCAGAAGGGGGGAGAGCCGGTTCCGGAAAACGCGGAGGAGCCGCCGGTACAGCAGGCAGCAAGCAAGCCCGGGAAACCCGGAAACCTCCAGGATCTCATCAAGGAGAGCCGGCAGGCGGAAGCGGCGTGGGCACAGGTCAAGGCCCGGCTGAAGACGGAGGTCTCCTCAACCGCCGTCGAGCCCGTCGCGCTCGACCAGCTCATCCCGCTTGAGTTCGAAGAGGCGATCGCCGGTAACGACGAGTCTGCTGCCGTTGAGGCGCCCGTTCGCCGGGAGCCGGGAGGAGGTCTTGAGGTGGAGGACCTCGAGATCCCCGAACTCCCCCGGACGACCCCGGAGCCCGTGGTGGAACCCCCGAAGAAGACGTCGCTCGAGCAGTATCTCGAAGCGCTCCGGAGCAGCGACGAGACCGTCAGGGCAGCGGCGGTCGTTGCATTGCAGGGCATGGGGAAGGAAGCGATCGGCTACCTCATCGGCGCGCTCAGGGACCCTCACCACGCCGTCCGGATCGCCGCCGCCGAGGCCCTCGGCGAGATCGGGGACCCGGATGCCGTCGAACCGCTGGTTCTCCTCTTTAGGGACGCTCGGGAGGACGTGCGGATTGCCGCCGCCGCTGCGCTCGGGCGTATCGGCGATCGCCGCTCGATCCCTGCGCTCATCCGCCTCTTCGGTGACAGTTACCACGGCGTCCGGGTCGCTGCGGCGGATGCCGTCGTGATCTTCGGCCGCGACGCACTGGGGCTGCTTGAGGAGGCACAGAACGATCCGGTGCCGGTCGTCCGGGTGACGGCAGCAAGAGCGATAGGGCTCATCGGCGCAACCGAATCGATCCCGGCCCTTATCGAGCACCTGGGAGACCCGGCGCCGGAGGTCCGCTGGAGCGTTGCCCGGGCTCTCGCCGAGTTCGGCCCCCAGGCGGTCGACCCGCTCTTCCTGGTCTTAAGGAAAGGAACGAAAGAGATGCGCCTCGCGGCGATCGATGCTCTCTGGGAGATGCCGGGGGACCGGGCCGGCAAAGCGCTGCGGTACGCTCTTGACGACAGCGACGAGGATGTCCGGGCAAAAGCCGCCGCCGCTCTCAGGAAGCGGGAGGTGGTGGACGTCTGGCGGAGGGCGCTCGGCAGCCAGGTCCAGGACGGGGAATTGGCCGGGAGAAAGAAGAAATCCGTCCAGCAGGAGGATAAGAAAGCGTTCGAGCAGTCCGGCCGGCAGGAGATCGACGCGCTCGTTGCGGCACTCAAAGATAAGGACTGGAATACGCAACTAGGTGCCGCCACGCGCCTGATCATGATGGGGCGGCCCGCTGTGGACGGCCTCATCCGTGCCCTCAGGGACGAGGATCCCGAGATCCAGACGGCTGCCGCCAGTCTCCTTGGAGAGATGCGCGAGACCGCCGTCGAACCGCTCATGACCGCCCTGAACGACACGGACCGGTTCGTCCGGTTCGTTGCCGCCCGCAACCTGGGTAAGATCGGGAACAGGCGGGCCATCGAGGCCCTGATCGGCTCCCTGCACCGGGAACCCGACCGTGAAGTCCGGGCGGCCGTGGCGGAGGCGCTGGGCTACATGGGGAGCAGGCAGGCGATAGAACCGCTGGTCCTCGCGCTGCAGGACCGGAGCGAGGAGGTCCAGATCGCCGCGGCGAGGTCGCTTGGCTACATCAGGGACAGCCGTGCCATTGAGCCGCTGCTCCAGGCGCTCACCGACGTTGACGACAGGGTCAGGCACGCGGCGCTCGAGGCCCTGAAAGATCCCGGCGGCACGGCGCGCGACTACCTGGTCGACGCACTCCGTTCCCGCGAGGAGAAGGTCCGCAAGGGAGTTGCCGAGACGCTTGAAGCAGGCGGCTGGGAGCCCGAGACCCGCGAAGAAGAGGCGCTCTATCTCATGGCCCGCGACCGGTGGGCGGGGGTGGAGCAGCTCGGTGCCGATGCACTCCCGCTCCTCGTAGAGGCACTCTCCGACCGGTCGATCGAGATGCGGACGAATGTCGTCAGGACCATTGCCCGGATCGGGGGAGAGGATGCTGTCGCTCCCCTCATCCGGATGCTCCGTGACAACGCTCTCGCGGTCCGGATGCGGGCCGAACGGGGGCTGATCGAGATCGGCAACCCTGCCCTCCCCGCACTCGCCCAGGCCCTCGACGGGGCAGAACAGGAAGGCCGCCCGGGCCTGCAGCGGGTTATCGATGCGATCCGCGCCAGAAACTCGTCCTGA
- the amrS gene encoding AmmeMemoRadiSam system radical SAM enzyme — MHEARLYQKLEEKTVHCSLCAHRCTIREGRQGVCGVRINRGGTLYAATFGKIIAEAVDPIEKKPLFHFLPGTLSYSLGTIGCNFHCEHCQNWHISQQTLEMRSLRDLPPEEGVARALESGSASIAWTYNEPTIWHEYPLAMGTLARERGLGTVYVTNGYITEEGLREIASMLNAFRVDIKSFSETFYRKVCGAKLQPILDATALAKELGLHVETVTLVIPGQNDSMDEMESLIRWVLDNLGPDTPMHFTRFHPDYRMRDARPTEIRALEKIYERARDLGVHYPYLGNVGSHPYENTYCPACGSPVIERSGYAIRMRGLDDHTCTECGGRIEYVSQID; from the coding sequence ATGCACGAGGCGCGACTCTATCAGAAACTTGAAGAGAAGACCGTCCACTGCTCGCTCTGCGCCCACCGGTGCACCATCCGGGAGGGGCGGCAGGGGGTCTGCGGCGTTCGCATCAACCGCGGCGGCACGCTCTACGCCGCAACCTTCGGAAAGATCATCGCCGAAGCGGTCGATCCCATCGAGAAGAAGCCGCTCTTCCACTTCCTGCCCGGGACGCTCTCATACTCGCTCGGGACAATCGGGTGCAACTTCCACTGCGAGCACTGCCAGAACTGGCACATCTCCCAGCAGACGCTGGAGATGCGATCGCTCCGCGACCTCCCCCCCGAGGAGGGGGTGGCACGGGCGCTTGAGAGCGGTTCCGCGAGCATCGCCTGGACCTACAACGAGCCCACCATCTGGCACGAGTACCCGCTCGCGATGGGGACGCTCGCGCGCGAGAGGGGGCTTGGGACCGTCTACGTCACCAACGGTTACATCACCGAAGAAGGGCTCCGCGAGATCGCCTCGATGCTCAACGCCTTCCGCGTCGATATCAAGTCTTTCTCGGAGACCTTCTACCGGAAGGTCTGCGGAGCGAAGCTGCAGCCGATCCTCGACGCGACGGCGCTCGCAAAGGAGCTCGGACTGCACGTCGAGACGGTCACGCTGGTCATACCGGGACAGAACGACTCGATGGACGAGATGGAGTCGCTCATCCGCTGGGTGCTCGATAACCTCGGCCCCGACACCCCGATGCACTTCACCCGGTTCCATCCCGACTACAGGATGCGGGACGCAAGACCGACCGAGATCAGGGCGCTTGAGAAGATCTACGAGCGTGCGCGCGACCTGGGGGTCCATTATCCATACCTCGGCAACGTCGGAAGCCACCCGTACGAGAACACCTACTGCCCTGCCTGCGGCAGCCCCGTCATAGAACGGTCGGGCTACGCCATCCGGATGCGGGGGCTCGACGACCATACCTGCACGGAATGCGGCGGGCGGATCGAGTATGTCTCGCAGATCGACTGA
- the msrB gene encoding peptide-methionine (R)-S-oxide reductase MsrB: MSGDVAEAAETVKVCNAVTREMEEVERVVKPDEEWQRQLTPEQFAVARKEGTEPAFTGKYWDCKKEGLYVCVCCGNHLFSSKTKFESGTGWPSFWKPVSDLNIKTDLDTRFFMSRTEVLCRRCDAHLGHVFDDGPPPTYQRYCMNSAALRFVPREDLARGRAPKG, from the coding sequence ATGAGCGGAGATGTAGCAGAGGCAGCCGAGACCGTAAAGGTCTGCAACGCCGTGACGCGAGAGATGGAAGAGGTTGAGAGGGTTGTCAAACCCGACGAAGAATGGCAGCGGCAATTGACGCCCGAGCAGTTCGCGGTTGCCCGGAAGGAGGGCACGGAGCCGGCCTTCACCGGGAAGTACTGGGACTGCAAGAAGGAGGGGCTGTACGTCTGCGTCTGCTGCGGCAACCACCTCTTCTCCTCGAAGACAAAGTTCGAGTCGGGAACGGGCTGGCCGAGTTTCTGGAAGCCGGTCTCGGACCTGAATATAAAGACCGACCTCGACACCCGGTTCTTCATGTCCCGGACCGAGGTGCTCTGCAGGCGGTGCGACGCCCACCTGGGCCACGTCTTCGACGACGGGCCGCCGCCGACCTATCAGCGCTACTGCATGAACTCGGCGGCGCTCCGGTTCGTGCCGCGGGAGGATCTGGCCCGCGGCCGGGCACCGAAAGGATGA
- a CDS encoding FxLYD domain-containing protein, with protein MPLLRKACMGLLLFACLAGAVFVTGCTETSGGPEVPTPTPEETPAVHAVYTPDGPQPSFSATITASERRFRADGSCYWVVTGRVTNTGTAPGRNVAIRFMLIDDENGMIRSTETIFVPRFPPGEAKMFTIDPLPGDCDRQYHAEIAVTRDIP; from the coding sequence GTGCCTCTCTTGAGAAAGGCCTGTATGGGCCTTCTGCTCTTCGCCTGCCTCGCCGGCGCTGTCTTCGTAACCGGCTGCACGGAGACGTCCGGAGGGCCTGAAGTACCGACACCGACACCGGAAGAGACGCCGGCTGTTCATGCCGTCTACACCCCCGACGGGCCGCAACCGTCGTTCTCGGCCACCATCACCGCATCGGAGAGGCGTTTCCGCGCGGACGGGTCCTGTTATTGGGTCGTGACCGGGAGAGTGACCAACACCGGCACGGCTCCCGGGAGAAACGTCGCCATCCGGTTCATGCTCATCGATGACGAGAACGGCATGATCCGGTCGACTGAAACAATCTTCGTCCCGCGATTCCCTCCGGGCGAGGCGAAGATGTTCACCATCGATCCGCTCCCCGGCGATTGCGACCGGCAGTATCATGCCGAGATCGCCGTTACACGTGACATCCCCTAA
- the nth gene encoding endonuclease III, giving the protein MNRETACEVYRRLLEHYPVVGERRHFIDFANPYEALIQTILSAQTTDRAVNAVHDALFSRYPTPEVLARAEPEEVEPIIHSIGFHHAKARYIVGTARRLVAEFGGEVPQTMEELRTLPGVGRKTANIVLSHAFGINVGIAVDTHVRRVSKRIGFTNSTNPDIIERDLVALFPEEAWRDINYLLIRHGRAVCTAQNPKHEQCLVADLCRYYRALNAGE; this is encoded by the coding sequence ATGAACCGCGAGACCGCCTGCGAGGTCTATCGCCGGCTCCTTGAGCACTACCCCGTCGTCGGGGAGAGACGCCATTTTATCGATTTTGCAAACCCCTACGAGGCGCTGATCCAGACCATCCTCTCCGCGCAGACGACCGACCGCGCCGTCAACGCCGTCCACGACGCGCTCTTCTCCCGGTACCCGACGCCGGAGGTGCTTGCCCGCGCGGAGCCGGAGGAGGTGGAGCCGATCATCCACAGCATCGGGTTCCACCACGCGAAGGCCCGCTACATCGTCGGGACGGCGCGAAGACTCGTCGCCGAGTTCGGAGGCGAGGTCCCGCAGACGATGGAGGAGCTCCGGACGCTCCCCGGCGTCGGGAGGAAGACCGCAAACATCGTCCTCTCCCACGCGTTCGGGATCAACGTCGGGATCGCGGTCGACACCCACGTCCGCCGGGTCTCTAAACGGATAGGCTTCACGAACAGCACCAACCCCGATATCATCGAGCGCGACCTCGTGGCGCTCTTCCCCGAGGAGGCCTGGCGGGACATCAACTACCTCCTGATCCGCCACGGGCGGGCCGTCTGCACGGCGCAGAACCCAAAGCACGAGCAGTGCCTCGTCGCGGATCTCTGCCGGTATTACCGGGCATTGAACGCCGGGGAATAA
- the pyrH gene encoding UMP kinase, with protein MKKIVISLGGSVLVPSLESNNISRYVSVLKKIAEKCRIFVVVGGGGEARRYIQVARGLGAGEATADELGILVTRLNARLLIAGLEDAAYPRVAENYTEAREFAETGKIVVMGGITPAQTTDAVSAVLAESIGADLLINATSIDGIYSADPKKDVDAVRYEHLTPQELLDIITRSRLDAGANIVLDIVAGKVIERSGIPLLVLDGRDPENLYRAIVEGACTGTVVSEESFTPLTA; from the coding sequence ATGAAGAAGATTGTAATATCCCTGGGCGGCTCGGTTCTGGTCCCTTCGCTCGAATCGAATAATATAAGCCGGTACGTCTCTGTTTTGAAAAAGATTGCCGAAAAATGCAGGATTTTCGTCGTGGTCGGCGGCGGCGGAGAGGCGCGCCGGTACATCCAGGTCGCCCGCGGTCTCGGTGCCGGCGAGGCGACGGCGGACGAACTCGGCATCCTGGTGACCCGGTTAAACGCGCGTCTCCTCATCGCCGGACTCGAGGATGCGGCCTATCCACGCGTTGCGGAGAACTATACGGAGGCACGGGAGTTCGCGGAGACCGGCAAGATCGTTGTGATGGGCGGCATCACCCCCGCGCAGACGACCGACGCGGTCTCGGCGGTCCTCGCGGAGAGCATCGGCGCCGATCTCCTCATCAATGCCACGTCTATCGACGGCATCTACAGCGCAGATCCGAAGAAGGACGTCGATGCGGTGAGATATGAGCACCTCACCCCGCAGGAGCTCCTCGATATCATCACCCGGAGCCGGCTGGACGCGGGTGCCAACATAGTCCTCGACATCGTGGCGGGAAAGGTCATCGAGCGGTCCGGGATCCCCCTTCTGGTGCTTGACGGCCGTGACCCGGAGAACCTCTACCGGGCGATCGTCGAAGGCGCCTGCACCGGCACCGTCGTGAGCGAGGAGTCGTTTACCCCCCTGACGGCCTGA